Proteins encoded by one window of Salicibibacter halophilus:
- a CDS encoding acyl-CoA dehydrogenase → MQFQYSEKVIDLQKQVNEFMETYVYPNEKVYEEQLNQQETRWSSVPPIMDELKEKAREKGLWNLFLPESDYGAGLSNLEYAPLCEIMGRSMIGPEVFNCSAPDTGNMEVLVRYGSEEQKKQWLDPLLEGKIRSCFSMTEPDVASSDATNIKTSIKREGNEYVINGRKWWSSGAGDPRCKIAIVMGKNDPNAAKHEQQSMILVPLDTPGVKIERTTPVFGYDDAPHGHAEIVYDNVRVPADHMLWDEGKGFAIAQGRLGPGRIHHCMRLIGAAERALEELCNRVQERETFGKKVAEQGVVQEWIAESRMDIEQARLLTLKAAYMMDTVGNKEAKSEIAMIKVVAPNMALRVIDRAIQAFGGAGVSADHTIAHQWANARTLRLADGPDEVHRRQIAKLELKKYSNA, encoded by the coding sequence ATGCAATTTCAGTATTCGGAAAAGGTCATTGATTTACAAAAACAAGTGAATGAGTTTATGGAGACTTACGTTTATCCGAATGAAAAAGTATACGAAGAACAGTTGAATCAGCAAGAAACCCGGTGGTCTTCAGTTCCTCCAATCATGGATGAATTAAAAGAGAAAGCAAGAGAAAAAGGATTATGGAATCTTTTTTTGCCGGAAAGTGACTACGGAGCCGGTTTATCCAATCTTGAATATGCGCCTCTTTGTGAAATAATGGGACGATCTATGATTGGTCCCGAAGTGTTTAACTGTAGTGCCCCGGACACAGGAAATATGGAAGTTTTGGTCCGATATGGTTCCGAGGAACAAAAAAAACAATGGCTAGATCCTTTACTCGAGGGCAAAATTCGATCATGTTTTTCCATGACAGAACCTGATGTGGCTTCCAGCGACGCTACAAACATCAAAACGAGCATTAAAAGAGAAGGCAATGAATATGTCATCAACGGCCGAAAATGGTGGTCATCCGGAGCAGGAGACCCTCGTTGTAAAATAGCGATTGTCATGGGGAAAAACGACCCGAATGCAGCCAAACATGAACAGCAATCGATGATTCTCGTGCCGTTGGATACACCGGGAGTGAAAATAGAGAGAACGACTCCGGTTTTTGGCTATGATGATGCGCCACACGGCCACGCGGAAATCGTTTATGACAATGTAAGAGTGCCGGCCGATCATATGCTTTGGGATGAAGGAAAAGGGTTTGCCATTGCACAAGGGCGTCTAGGGCCCGGCCGAATTCATCACTGTATGCGATTGATTGGGGCAGCAGAGCGGGCACTTGAAGAGCTATGCAATCGAGTGCAAGAAAGAGAAACGTTCGGCAAAAAAGTGGCAGAACAAGGCGTCGTGCAAGAGTGGATTGCGGAATCACGAATGGATATTGAGCAAGCTCGCTTATTGACATTGAAGGCCGCTTATATGATGGATACGGTTGGAAATAAAGAAGCAAAATCTGAAATTGCCATGATTAAAGTAGTTGCACCGAATATGGCATTACGAGTGATTGATCGAGCCATTCAGGCATTTGGCGGTGCCGGCGTTAGCGCTGATCATACAATCGCCCATCAATGGGCAAATGCCAGAACATTACGGCTTGCAGACGGTCCTGATGAAGTCCATCGCAGACAAATTGCAAAATTGGAACTTAAAAAATATTCGAATGCTTAA